In Trichocoleus desertorum NBK24, the following are encoded in one genomic region:
- a CDS encoding response regulator gives MYDQSTGFILIVDDNSTNLSVLSQALKQVGLKVRVAMDGAIALNIAQQQSPELILLDIQMPGMDGFETCAHLKAHPSTQSVPVIFMTALADSESKLKGLSLGAVDYITKPFEEQEVIARVNNHLQLRRLTKTLEQKNRELQQWNEVLEQRVTERTVKLTQALEDLQRFQLQLVQSEKMSALGQLVAGIAHELNNPIGCIASNLAPAFEYVSDVTKVIEFYRQACPEAASQLDRTLGEIDIDFALEDLPKLLNSMQLSTERIKDLSISLRNFSRSDATTKMRANLHDGLESTLTILRHRLKAVGSRPAIAIVKDYGELPELECYPGLLNQVFMNVLANAVDALEEALPTTPQISIQTAFVDQQIVVHISDNGGGIPTEVQQRAFQPFFTTKAVGKGTGLGLSIARQIVEEKHEGRLSVTSELGQGTEFAIALPVR, from the coding sequence ATGTATGACCAATCGACCGGATTCATTTTGATTGTGGATGATAACTCGACTAATTTGTCAGTGTTATCTCAAGCGCTCAAACAAGTGGGTCTAAAAGTGCGAGTAGCAATGGATGGAGCGATCGCCCTGAATATTGCTCAGCAGCAATCGCCTGAACTCATTTTGTTAGACATTCAAATGCCAGGGATGGATGGTTTTGAAACTTGTGCTCACTTGAAAGCACATCCATCTACTCAATCCGTGCCCGTGATTTTTATGACAGCCTTGGCAGATAGTGAGAGCAAGCTTAAAGGGTTGTCATTAGGGGCAGTCGATTACATCACCAAACCCTTTGAAGAACAGGAGGTGATTGCCAGGGTCAACAATCATTTGCAGTTACGACGCCTGACAAAAACCCTGGAACAGAAAAATAGAGAACTCCAGCAGTGGAATGAAGTTCTAGAGCAGCGCGTCACCGAACGAACGGTGAAACTGACTCAAGCATTAGAAGATTTGCAACGTTTTCAACTGCAACTCGTCCAAAGCGAAAAAATGTCTGCTTTGGGTCAATTGGTTGCAGGCATTGCTCATGAACTTAACAATCCCATCGGCTGTATTGCTAGCAACCTAGCTCCAGCGTTTGAGTATGTGAGCGATGTGACAAAGGTGATTGAGTTTTATCGTCAGGCTTGTCCTGAAGCCGCATCGCAACTAGATCGAACCTTAGGGGAGATTGATATCGACTTTGCCTTGGAAGATTTGCCGAAGCTGCTTAACTCTATGCAATTAAGCACCGAGCGCATCAAAGACCTCTCGATTTCTTTGAGAAACTTTTCCCGTTCTGACGCCACAACCAAGATGCGAGCCAATTTGCATGATGGATTGGAAAGCACCTTAACGATTTTGCGCCATCGCTTAAAGGCGGTAGGGTCTCGTCCCGCGATCGCGATCGTGAAAGATTATGGAGAGTTGCCTGAGCTAGAGTGCTATCCAGGGTTGCTCAACCAAGTCTTCATGAATGTTTTGGCTAATGCGGTTGATGCTTTAGAGGAAGCTTTACCAACCACACCCCAAATCTCGATTCAAACAGCTTTTGTGGATCAACAAATTGTCGTCCATATTTCCGACAATGGCGGAGGGATACCAACAGAGGTGCAGCAGAGAGCTTTTCAACCCTTCTTTACAACCAAAGCAGTGGGGAAGGGTACGGGCCTAGGACTCTCGATCGCTCGACAGATTGTGGAAGAGAAACACGAAGGCCGACTCAGCGTGACATCTGAATTAGGGCAAGGGACAGAGTTCGCGATCGCCTTACCCGTGAGATAA
- a CDS encoding glycoside hydrolase family 10 protein has product MRGFHSNLQQKLWPWFQRSLCPQSVVLDVADLMHQRRSTRSARFLLNLASTSRLATGVCLGLLLQCLVLLSPAAAARVSLGVVRSSDNAADWESITTRLQAAKVGYRVVDFQQVQRAADLNGISVLFLPNVETVTETQAIALEEWMSRGGRVVVSGPVGRLSPLGVRQALRSLLGAYWAYPLSEPNSLQTITMQPQSWARKGQAATGLWGGVIMPSSLSSQTIATWKNATGITPAVTATGAPSDTPPAIVTTERSTFFGWNWGRRSSGSPEFDGTWLRAALSRYGEVPVVTVPVAAAPSPAPTASSNTPKPTVGSNTLSVPLTSGLPTGSTALRQAPANVLQPRTPFTNDPAEQVAPPGIEVEAGALPIATLEAIAMRQELENLIGRVSSALLAADAINSTNNSTANLNLPANSANSANSSEPNPNLVASSQELAGATAAEASNSKAISTTEQVVAEARQGLRKFSQLVAQGDYRNARSQWLQTRRFLWDNYPTERLRTQPEVRAIWLDRGTIVRAGSEQGLSTLFDRLAASGINTIFFETVNAGYTIYPSQVAPQQNPLTRGWDPLASAVKLAHARGMELHAWVWAFAAGNDRHNALLNLPLDYPGPVISAHPDWANYDNRGRIIPAGQGKPFLDPANPEVRRYLLQLLGEIASRYQVDGIQLDYIRYPFQDPSAGRTYGYGKAAREQFQQLAGVDPLKISPSDRNLWQRWTNFRTQQIDSFVAEAAQSLRRVKPSLVMSVAVFPLPQHERIQKLQQHWEVWAERGDVNLVVPMAYAMDTNRFQRLVQPYLTSSKLNSTLILPGIRLLNLPEAVAIDQIQALRDLPSGGYSLFAAENFNDRLQTIFQKTQGPVQRIPREPIPYRQPFAAAAVRYSTMQREWSFLQAQKQLWMREPTLSRWQNQSKALDQSLKALAERPGRDRLKVAKRELTNFRAQFRSWMNLYALEHRYQVEAWEHRLESIDTLLNYGERVTFNSASNRATNP; this is encoded by the coding sequence ATGCGTGGTTTTCATAGCAATCTGCAACAGAAGCTGTGGCCCTGGTTCCAGCGATCGCTTTGCCCTCAGTCAGTTGTTTTGGATGTTGCCGATCTGATGCATCAAAGACGCTCAACTCGTTCAGCTCGTTTTCTTCTAAATCTAGCAAGCACGAGTCGGCTAGCGACTGGTGTTTGTTTGGGCTTGTTGCTGCAATGTCTCGTGCTGCTTTCTCCGGCAGCAGCCGCGCGAGTGTCACTCGGCGTAGTCCGTAGCTCAGATAATGCGGCTGACTGGGAGAGTATTACCACTCGCCTGCAAGCCGCTAAAGTCGGTTATCGCGTGGTGGATTTTCAGCAGGTACAACGAGCCGCTGACCTCAACGGCATCAGCGTGCTCTTTTTGCCCAATGTAGAGACCGTTACAGAAACCCAAGCGATCGCCTTAGAAGAATGGATGAGCCGAGGCGGTCGGGTGGTCGTAAGTGGCCCAGTGGGTCGGTTGTCGCCTTTGGGGGTACGCCAAGCTTTGCGATCGCTCTTGGGGGCTTATTGGGCCTATCCTCTTTCAGAGCCAAACAGCTTACAGACTATCACAATGCAACCCCAGTCTTGGGCACGTAAAGGTCAAGCGGCTACCGGACTTTGGGGCGGGGTAATTATGCCTTCTAGCCTCAGCAGCCAAACCATTGCCACCTGGAAAAATGCCACAGGTATTACCCCTGCTGTCACTGCCACTGGCGCTCCGAGTGACACCCCCCCAGCGATCGTCACCACCGAGCGCTCCACATTCTTTGGCTGGAATTGGGGACGGCGTTCTTCAGGGTCACCTGAGTTTGATGGCACCTGGTTACGGGCCGCTTTGAGTCGCTATGGGGAGGTACCAGTTGTGACAGTTCCAGTTGCAGCAGCGCCATCCCCCGCACCTACAGCGAGCAGCAACACGCCTAAACCAACGGTGGGTAGCAACACCCTTAGCGTTCCTCTCACGTCTGGCTTACCCACAGGTTCTACAGCACTGCGTCAAGCACCTGCCAATGTTTTGCAGCCCCGCACGCCGTTTACTAACGACCCAGCCGAGCAGGTAGCGCCTCCGGGGATAGAGGTGGAGGCTGGTGCACTGCCGATCGCCACCCTAGAAGCGATCGCGATGCGCCAAGAGTTAGAGAACCTGATCGGTAGAGTCTCCAGTGCTTTGCTCGCTGCGGATGCGATCAACAGCACCAACAACTCCACTGCGAACTTAAATCTGCCTGCCAATTCCGCCAATTCCGCCAATTCCTCTGAGCCGAATCCCAATTTAGTCGCTAGCTCCCAAGAACTGGCTGGGGCAACTGCCGCTGAAGCAAGCAATTCTAAGGCCATCTCCACCACTGAGCAAGTTGTGGCTGAAGCACGGCAAGGATTGCGAAAGTTTTCTCAGCTAGTAGCTCAAGGAGATTACCGCAATGCTCGCTCTCAATGGCTGCAAACCCGGCGCTTTCTTTGGGATAACTATCCCACTGAGCGCTTACGCACCCAACCCGAAGTTCGCGCCATCTGGCTAGATCGAGGCACCATTGTCCGGGCTGGCTCTGAGCAAGGACTGAGCACCTTGTTCGATCGCTTGGCTGCATCAGGCATTAACACGATCTTCTTCGAAACTGTCAATGCTGGCTATACCATTTACCCCAGTCAAGTCGCGCCCCAACAAAATCCCTTAACCCGTGGTTGGGACCCGCTAGCGTCGGCTGTGAAGCTGGCTCATGCGAGAGGGATGGAATTGCATGCGTGGGTTTGGGCTTTTGCGGCTGGCAACGATCGCCACAATGCCCTGTTGAATCTTCCTTTGGATTACCCAGGGCCAGTCATTTCTGCTCACCCAGACTGGGCCAATTATGACAATCGAGGCCGCATCATCCCCGCAGGCCAAGGTAAGCCTTTTCTCGACCCTGCGAATCCAGAGGTTCGGCGCTACTTATTACAGCTCTTAGGAGAGATTGCTAGCCGCTATCAAGTCGATGGCATTCAGTTAGACTACATTCGCTATCCTTTCCAAGATCCTAGTGCTGGCAGGACTTACGGCTATGGCAAGGCGGCTCGGGAGCAATTTCAGCAGTTGGCAGGGGTTGACCCTCTAAAGATTTCTCCCAGCGATCGCAATTTATGGCAGCGCTGGACTAACTTCCGTACCCAACAGATTGACAGCTTTGTGGCAGAAGCCGCTCAGAGTTTACGTCGGGTGAAACCTAGTTTAGTCATGTCGGTTGCAGTGTTTCCGCTACCGCAGCATGAACGCATTCAAAAACTACAACAGCACTGGGAAGTCTGGGCAGAGCGGGGAGATGTCAATTTGGTTGTGCCAATGGCCTACGCAATGGACACCAATCGCTTCCAACGCCTGGTTCAGCCTTACTTAACCTCTAGCAAACTCAATTCCACTTTAATCCTGCCAGGAATTCGGTTGCTGAATTTACCAGAAGCCGTCGCGATCGATCAAATTCAAGCGCTACGAGATTTGCCTTCTGGTGGTTATTCTCTATTTGCGGCTGAGAATTTCAACGATCGCCTGCAAACAATTTTCCAAAAAACTCAAGGCCCTGTTCAGCGCATTCCAAGAGAGCCTATTCCCTATCGTCAACCCTTTGCCGCTGCTGCTGTCCGTTACTCCACCATGCAACGTGAGTGGAGTTTTCTGCAAGCGCAAAAGCAACTCTGGATGCGGGAACCCACCTTGAGCCGCTGGCAAAACCAATCTAAAGCTCTGGATCAATCTCTGAAAGCACTGGCCGAACGACCCGGACGCGATCGCCTAAAAGTAGCCAAGCGAGAATTAACGAATTTCCGCGCCCAGTTCCGCAGTTGGATGAATCTATACGCCCTAGAGCACCGCTACCAAGTGGAGGCATGGGAACACCGCCTAGAAAGTATTGATACTCTCCTCAATTACGGAGAGCGAGTCACCTTTAATTCTGCTTCTAACCGCGCTACCAACCCCTAA